Proteins from one Sulfurovum sp. TSL1 genomic window:
- the pgeF gene encoding peptidoglycan editing factor PgeF — protein sequence MLEFFTFTHFKRSPSLLHAVTTKSNDLPYAFSLALHTGEDPENIIANRNRLSHLLQSSEPMHYIVADQTHSDNIKLITQKETKGWESLSDAIENCDALITDVKGVVLTILTADCVPILLYDKKKEVVAAVHAGWKGTKAQIVSKTVQRMTEMYGCDPKEIIAGVAPSIGRCCYEVGEEVAEHFFDIPKGFTPVGEKFMLDLPFINRQQLLDAGLQEENIEMSHVCTACNVERFFSYRKEQGCSGRFMSMIGMKNSDH from the coding sequence ATGCTGGAATTTTTCACATTTACGCACTTTAAAAGATCCCCTTCCCTGCTCCATGCAGTGACCACAAAGTCAAATGATCTTCCTTATGCTTTCAGTCTTGCTTTACATACCGGTGAAGATCCTGAAAACATCATAGCCAACAGAAACAGACTCTCCCACCTGCTCCAAAGCAGCGAACCTATGCATTACATCGTTGCCGATCAAACCCACAGTGACAACATCAAGCTTATTACCCAAAAAGAGACCAAGGGGTGGGAGAGTCTTTCCGATGCCATAGAAAACTGTGATGCCCTGATCACAGACGTGAAAGGAGTCGTGCTCACTATACTGACTGCAGACTGTGTTCCCATACTCCTCTATGACAAGAAAAAAGAAGTGGTCGCCGCTGTGCATGCGGGATGGAAAGGCACCAAAGCACAGATCGTATCTAAAACGGTGCAGAGGATGACAGAAATGTATGGCTGTGACCCAAAAGAGATCATTGCAGGTGTCGCACCGTCCATAGGACGTTGCTGTTATGAAGTAGGAGAAGAGGTTGCAGAGCATTTTTTTGATATTCCCAAAGGGTTCACCCCTGTAGGTGAAAAATTTATGCTGGACTTGCCTTTTATCAACAGACAACAGCTCTTGGATGCAGGGCTTCAAGAAGAGAACATCGAGATGAGCCATGTGTGTACGGCATGCAATGTAGAGCGGTTTTTCTCTTACAGGAAAGAGCAAGGGTGCTCCGGAAGGTTTATGAGCATGATAGGCATGAAAAACAGTGATCATTAA
- a CDS encoding FtsW/RodA/SpoVE family cell cycle protein → MESWLDFDKRIFKHFSYLLMLQILPLLVISSYLVNEINPYLFTKQMVYYFIAGIAFLVSAFIPWRQIIWWFVPIFYLGNLGLLIAVEFVGKTILGAQRWIEIPGIGITIQPSEFIKVSVIMMLGYLIGRNPPGEKGYGILNFIKLSIVIVIPFLLIAKEPDLGTALVLLITGYGVLFVVGINWKIWVSIVIILGFSAPLLYSQLKPYQKKRVTDFIGKPSYHVRQALIAIGSGGVEGKSKEEATQTQLKFLPVSSTDFIFAYLGERFGFKGMITVIVLYMLLIFNLLYISAKHANDYLIKAFASGLAFLFFVYMGVNIYMVIGLAPVVGLPLPMFSHGGTSFIIFSVIFGILQNLIAFKDYSRYNSDAKISMISKDQP, encoded by the coding sequence ATGGAATCTTGGTTGGACTTTGATAAACGTATCTTTAAACATTTTTCCTACCTTCTCATGTTACAGATCCTGCCACTTCTTGTGATCTCATCGTATCTGGTGAATGAGATCAACCCGTATCTGTTCACAAAACAGATGGTCTATTACTTCATTGCAGGTATTGCTTTTCTTGTCTCTGCTTTTATCCCATGGAGACAGATCATTTGGTGGTTCGTACCTATTTTCTATCTGGGTAACCTGGGGCTGCTTATCGCTGTGGAATTTGTAGGAAAGACGATCCTGGGTGCACAAAGATGGATCGAGATCCCCGGCATAGGCATCACCATCCAGCCTTCAGAGTTCATTAAAGTCAGTGTGATCATGATGCTTGGGTACCTTATAGGCAGAAACCCACCAGGTGAAAAAGGGTATGGCATATTAAACTTTATCAAACTTTCCATCGTGATCGTCATTCCTTTTTTACTCATCGCCAAAGAACCGGACCTCGGTACGGCACTGGTATTGCTTATTACCGGGTATGGCGTTTTATTTGTCGTAGGGATCAACTGGAAGATATGGGTTTCTATCGTCATCATTCTCGGGTTCAGTGCACCGCTGCTTTACAGTCAGTTGAAGCCCTATCAAAAAAAGCGTGTGACGGACTTTATAGGGAAACCAAGTTACCATGTCAGACAGGCACTGATCGCCATTGGTTCAGGTGGTGTTGAAGGGAAAAGCAAAGAAGAGGCAACACAGACACAACTGAAGTTCCTTCCGGTCTCTTCGACGGATTTTATCTTTGCTTACCTGGGGGAAAGATTCGGGTTTAAAGGGATGATCACTGTCATCGTGCTTTATATGTTACTCATCTTTAATCTGCTCTATATTTCAGCCAAGCATGCCAACGATTATCTGATCAAGGCATTTGCCTCCGGATTGGCATTTTTGTTCTTTGTGTATATGGGTGTCAATATCTATATGGTTATCGGTCTGGCCCCTGTAGTAGGGCTCCCTCTGCCTATGTTCAGCCATGGAGGGACCTCGTTTATCATATTTTCTGTAATTTTTGGGATTTTGCAAAATTTAATTGCATTTAAAGACTACAGTAGATATAATTCTGACGCGAAAATCAGTATGATTTCCAAAGACCAGCCATAG
- a CDS encoding YdiU family protein, with amino-acid sequence MNSTNKTSVEVKTLDDLAALADYSLMETLSADPEATADGVDHAPRQVFSGHFVPVKPTPIENPVYIAHSENFFRELGFDDSLATSEDFMRMFSGDTSRLPEPLKKFGWATGYALSIYGSEYYEQCPFRTGNGYGDGRAVSIFEGVINGKRWEMQLKGGGRTPYCRGADGRAVLRSSIREFLAQEHMHALGVPTSRSLTLYTSKTEKVKRPWFTKGSYSRDPEVMIDEAVAITTRVAPSFIRVGQLELFGRRARKNEHPKAMEELETMVLHLIDREYSEVIDAHLPTQEKVLVLAREFRKRLTSLVANWIRVGYCQGNFNSDNCAAGGFTLDYGPFGFIDMFDPRYQPWTGGGVHFSFLNQPQAAERNFHMFCMALKPLLESDQDALDQLDEIRQGFPKVMQGEMIKMWASKLGLQTFNAALFNELVTLMVETSVDYTIFFRELSTVPEDIAPLTKSFYGDAVLNEKILNRWTEWLEKWRSLVHTTNSADINATSAESREKLSNQMKSINPKYTLREWFLVPAYKQATNGDYTLIKELQEVMTHPYAEQSKAIEEKYYREKPSEFFEIAGISHVTCSS; translated from the coding sequence ATGAATTCAACAAATAAAACCTCTGTAGAGGTAAAGACGCTAGACGATCTTGCGGCGTTGGCAGATTATTCACTCATGGAGACGCTAAGCGCTGATCCTGAAGCTACTGCAGACGGTGTTGACCACGCTCCGCGACAAGTCTTCAGCGGACATTTTGTCCCTGTAAAGCCCACACCGATCGAAAACCCTGTGTACATCGCACACAGTGAGAACTTCTTTCGTGAACTTGGCTTTGATGATAGTTTGGCAACATCAGAGGATTTTATGCGGATGTTCTCCGGCGATACTTCAAGGCTGCCAGAGCCACTTAAAAAGTTTGGTTGGGCGACAGGCTATGCACTTTCCATCTACGGGTCGGAGTACTACGAGCAGTGTCCATTTCGTACGGGCAACGGGTATGGTGACGGTCGAGCCGTTTCCATCTTTGAGGGAGTCATCAACGGAAAGCGCTGGGAGATGCAGCTGAAAGGTGGCGGTAGAACGCCATACTGCCGGGGTGCTGACGGTCGTGCCGTCTTGCGTTCAAGTATCCGTGAGTTTTTAGCACAAGAGCATATGCATGCGCTGGGCGTACCGACATCACGCTCTTTGACTCTCTACACCTCAAAAACAGAGAAGGTCAAGCGTCCATGGTTTACAAAAGGATCGTACTCAAGAGACCCCGAAGTGATGATCGATGAGGCCGTGGCTATCACCACCCGGGTTGCACCTTCGTTTATAAGGGTGGGTCAACTTGAACTTTTCGGTCGCCGTGCTCGTAAAAATGAGCATCCAAAAGCGATGGAGGAGCTTGAGACAATGGTGCTGCACTTGATCGATCGTGAGTATAGTGAGGTCATCGATGCGCATCTGCCTACGCAGGAAAAAGTACTTGTACTTGCACGCGAGTTTCGAAAACGCCTCACCTCGCTGGTGGCAAACTGGATACGCGTGGGCTACTGCCAGGGGAATTTCAACAGCGACAACTGTGCCGCAGGCGGCTTCACCCTTGATTACGGACCATTTGGGTTTATAGATATGTTTGACCCGAGATATCAGCCGTGGACGGGTGGCGGCGTGCACTTTTCATTTCTCAATCAACCTCAAGCTGCCGAGCGTAACTTTCATATGTTCTGCATGGCGTTAAAACCGCTACTGGAGTCAGATCAGGATGCTCTGGACCAGTTGGATGAGATAAGACAGGGCTTCCCTAAAGTCATGCAGGGGGAAATGATCAAGATGTGGGCTTCCAAGCTTGGACTACAAACGTTTAATGCCGCACTCTTCAATGAACTTGTCACGCTTATGGTAGAAACCTCTGTTGACTACACGATCTTCTTTCGCGAGCTCTCTACGGTACCGGAGGATATCGCTCCGCTGACTAAAAGCTTTTACGGGGACGCAGTACTCAATGAAAAGATCTTAAACAGATGGACAGAGTGGCTGGAGAAATGGAGATCACTTGTCCATACGACAAACTCTGCGGACATCAATGCTACTTCGGCTGAATCCCGTGAAAAGCTTTCTAACCAAATGAAAAGTATAAACCCAAAATACACCTTGCGAGAGTGGTTCCTTGTCCCTGCCTATAAACAAGCTACCAATGGAGACTATACCCTTATTAAAGAGTTACAGGAAGTGATGACACACCCCTATGCCGAGCAATCTAAAGCAATAGAGGAGAAATACTACAGAGAAAAGCCTTCCGAGTTCTTTGAAATCGCCGGTATATCCCATGTTACCTGTTCATCGTGA
- a CDS encoding AraC family transcriptional regulator, with amino-acid sequence MELLSMSQTLELYNQIHVKEPKFGMNVLSNDFRPHDIVILQSNSQKKEGVPVRCDFYTMVFCLTGGSIRYVNQFEYTINAHSLHLLPPESIHSFKDTFDKTEYYVILFEKYFSQETELLSFHNRHLESVDLEPSLFTKVKDIFEEIESELKKDNEDKYLYAKYLLNQLLLILKREKLEIKNDTHKTRADVICSQFLSLLEEHFKSMKHVSDYASLLDLTPKYLSETVKEKLGKSALHFIHKRIIKEAEYLLVFTDKTIYEIALTLNFQDASQFTKFFKLKMGQSPKAFRISNA; translated from the coding sequence ATGGAACTCTTGTCAATGTCTCAAACACTGGAACTTTATAATCAAATACATGTGAAAGAACCGAAATTCGGTATGAACGTTCTCTCCAATGATTTCCGACCCCATGACATTGTCATACTCCAGAGTAATAGCCAGAAAAAAGAGGGTGTACCCGTTCGATGTGATTTTTATACGATGGTCTTTTGTTTAACAGGTGGTTCCATCCGGTATGTCAATCAGTTCGAATATACGATCAATGCACACTCTTTGCACCTTCTGCCGCCAGAGAGCATCCACTCCTTTAAAGATACATTTGACAAGACAGAATATTATGTCATTCTGTTTGAAAAGTATTTCTCCCAAGAGACAGAGCTTTTGTCTTTCCACAACAGACATCTTGAAAGTGTTGATCTGGAGCCCTCACTCTTTACGAAAGTCAAAGATATCTTTGAAGAGATCGAAAGTGAACTGAAAAAGGACAATGAAGATAAATATCTCTATGCAAAATATCTATTAAATCAGCTGCTCCTGATCTTAAAAAGAGAGAAACTGGAAATAAAAAATGATACACATAAAACAAGAGCTGATGTCATCTGCAGCCAGTTTCTCTCTCTGCTCGAAGAGCATTTCAAAAGTATGAAACATGTCAGTGATTATGCATCCTTATTAGACCTGACCCCAAAATATTTGAGTGAAACGGTCAAAGAAAAACTGGGAAAAAGTGCGTTACATTTCATCCACAAGCGCATTATTAAGGAAGCCGAGTATCTTTTGGTTTTTACAGACAAAACGATCTATGAGATTGCCCTGACCCTCAACTTTCAGGATGCCTCCCAGTTTACCAAATTCTTTAAACTGAAAATGGGGCAAAGCCCAAAAGCATTTCGTATCAGTAACGCTTAG
- a CDS encoding SDR family oxidoreductase — translation MSKKNVLITGGARGIGAATAKALAANGHRVFINYVNSTQVANDLATEINSEGGEAYTIQADVRDESQIKAMFEEVKNQHGGVDILVSNANMNFTPKPFVEQTWGEFSQKLNDEMRASYLCAQFAAASMVEKKFGRLIFISSTLSESPMPSFIAHGSAKGALDSFSKYLAQELGAYGITSNIVAPGLVLTDATAGAPDEFKEFIRSTTPTQTISNPEDVANAVSFLAREESGQITGSYLPVSGGAYLS, via the coding sequence ATGTCAAAAAAGAATGTATTGATCACAGGCGGAGCAAGAGGAATTGGAGCTGCAACTGCAAAGGCACTGGCGGCGAATGGCCATAGAGTATTTATCAACTATGTCAACAGTACCCAAGTGGCGAATGACTTGGCGACAGAGATCAACAGTGAAGGTGGAGAAGCCTATACGATTCAAGCCGATGTCAGGGACGAATCTCAGATCAAAGCAATGTTTGAAGAAGTGAAGAACCAACATGGCGGGGTTGATATCCTTGTTTCCAATGCCAATATGAATTTTACGCCAAAGCCTTTTGTCGAACAGACCTGGGGTGAATTTTCACAAAAACTTAATGATGAAATGCGTGCATCTTATCTTTGTGCACAGTTTGCAGCAGCTTCCATGGTAGAAAAGAAGTTTGGTCGTCTGATCTTTATCTCCAGTACGCTCTCAGAGAGCCCAATGCCTAGTTTCATTGCCCATGGTTCTGCCAAAGGCGCACTTGATTCTTTCAGTAAGTATCTGGCACAAGAGTTAGGCGCGTATGGGATCACTTCCAATATCGTAGCACCCGGACTGGTATTAACCGATGCAACCGCAGGCGCTCCTGATGAATTTAAAGAGTTTATTCGGTCCACGACACCAACACAGACCATTTCAAACCCTGAGGATGTTGCCAATGCAGTGAGTTTCTTGGCAAGAGAAGAGAGTGGACAGATCACCGGGAGCTATCTGCCTGTCAGTGGTGGGGCCTATCTTTCGTAG
- a CDS encoding efflux RND transporter periplasmic adaptor subunit, producing the protein MRMDIRNLFVTTLILCASSAALLAEAPKPTQKMALPKVDVFNVRLTAELPLELEYPARLKSVQSAMVVARVTGVLEQKHYTEGAYVEKGTLLYSIEPDIYQAVVHERKAEHAVAKAVFINAERDWKRVKGLFKDNALSRKEYDAALAVFERSKAELASAKAQLESAEIDLGYTEVEAPFSGIIGKKETDIGNVVEPGTPLVSITQTDPVYAEFSIPDTDFFKINKVLGNGRWAEDGELNVSISVDGITAGGTINYIAPEINEKTASIEARAAFGNSHRSLMPGGFGRLKIMGLKRTNVLMVPQKAVLQNPKGTIVFILEKGKVAVRPVTLNGTEGENYIVEGPLKAGDQVIVNNFFHIKPGMDVAVDKTINADGE; encoded by the coding sequence ATGAGAATGGATATAAGAAATCTTTTCGTCACTACTTTAATTCTGTGTGCCTCTTCTGCTGCGTTACTGGCAGAAGCACCCAAACCAACGCAGAAGATGGCTTTGCCAAAAGTCGACGTCTTTAATGTACGTCTCACTGCAGAGCTTCCCCTTGAACTGGAATATCCCGCACGGCTTAAGAGTGTACAAAGCGCTATGGTCGTTGCCCGTGTGACAGGTGTACTTGAGCAGAAGCATTACACCGAAGGGGCCTATGTCGAAAAAGGTACGCTTCTGTACAGCATCGAACCGGATATCTATCAAGCGGTGGTCCATGAACGCAAAGCGGAACATGCCGTTGCAAAGGCAGTTTTTATCAATGCGGAACGTGATTGGAAACGTGTGAAAGGACTTTTTAAAGACAATGCATTGAGCAGGAAAGAGTATGATGCGGCTTTAGCCGTTTTTGAACGTTCTAAAGCAGAACTTGCGTCTGCGAAGGCCCAACTGGAATCCGCCGAGATAGACTTGGGATATACAGAAGTAGAAGCACCTTTTAGTGGCATTATCGGGAAGAAAGAAACGGATATAGGCAATGTGGTTGAACCGGGTACGCCATTGGTAAGTATTACCCAGACCGATCCGGTATATGCTGAATTTTCCATTCCCGACACAGACTTTTTCAAGATCAACAAGGTACTTGGCAATGGCCGCTGGGCTGAGGATGGAGAGTTAAACGTTTCTATCAGTGTCGACGGGATCACTGCGGGGGGAACCATCAATTATATCGCTCCGGAAATTAATGAAAAAACAGCCAGTATCGAAGCGCGTGCGGCATTTGGCAACAGTCACAGATCTCTGATGCCTGGAGGTTTCGGACGATTGAAGATCATGGGCCTTAAACGCACCAACGTGCTGATGGTACCGCAAAAAGCAGTACTGCAAAACCCTAAGGGCACCATCGTGTTCATCTTGGAGAAGGGAAAAGTGGCTGTACGTCCTGTAACATTGAATGGGACTGAAGGTGAAAACTATATCGTTGAGGGGCCTCTTAAAGCCGGTGATCAGGTGATCGTCAACAATTTCTTCCACATCAAGCCCGGTATGGACGTTGCTGTGGATAAAACGATCAATGCCGACGGGGAATAA
- a CDS encoding efflux RND transporter permease subunit, whose translation MLSKFFISRPIFASVLSIIVLLSGMIAIKGLPIQEYPSIVPPQITVEATYPGADAETLAKTVAAPLEEAINGAKNMIYMTSTASPSGILRMSVTFETGTNPADANVDVSNRVQVALNKLPEAVRRQGVSIRERSPDMLRVIAFTSEGRKHDSLWLNNYTLINVLDDIKRISGVGDAFLFGSKEYAIRVWIKPDALAAYDLTVNDIISAISSQNVQIGAGQIGDKPSADKQVFTYTVTTEGRLQTTEEFGNIIIRSNPDGSALHLKDVAGVELGAERYMLNAIYNKEPMAVAGIFLAPGANALEVSEALDKVLEKAAEKYPEDMRQHTLYDTTKFVKASIEEVLKTLAEAIFLVIVIIYFFLGNFRATIIPVLAIPVSIVGAFAGLYIAGYSINLLTLFALILAIGLVVDDAIVVIENVERILREREGITVKEATIEAMREITGPVIAIVLVLSAVFIPTALVGGFSGLMYQQFAMTIVISVVISGIVALTLTPALCAVFLREDESEPFWLVRKFNAFFERITRGFTAGVRKVLRYAMLNVLIFGVMIGAAVWTLQKLPTSLVPGEDKGVIMVLSYLMPGASLERTTEVMHEVTDTIAKHPDTADFGGMAGIDLVTFAFKSDAGIGFTHLKDWSERPGAQQSADAISGALMGQLSQNKEAFVLAVNPPPIRGMSTTGGFEMYVQDRTGGDIAKLDGYIKEIVQKANARPELSMVRSTLQTGVPQYRLTIDRDKAKAYGVEIDDIYTTLGTTFGTGYVNDFNLYGRVYHVNVQVDSKFRDNVEDYRYIFVRSDTGDMIPVSSLIKAERIVGPSVIQRFNMFTAGQISGQPSPGYSSGDAMRVIQEVSEEVLPEGYTTAWAGTAYQEQKVAEKGNNTFVFAILFTFLVLAALYESWTIPFSVLMTVPFALLGAALGVMMRGLENDIYFQVGLITLVGLAAKNAILIVEFAQQKLREGMSLYDATVAGARIRFRPIVMTSLAFIGGTLPLALSSGAGANSRHIIGTTVVSGMVVLTIVAVFFIPLFYYLIMRGKERFSKKGVADEN comes from the coding sequence ATGCTGTCAAAGTTTTTTATTAGCCGTCCTATCTTCGCATCTGTTCTGTCGATCATCGTTCTGCTCTCGGGTATGATCGCGATCAAGGGATTGCCTATCCAGGAGTACCCAAGTATCGTTCCTCCGCAGATCACTGTAGAGGCGACCTATCCGGGTGCGGATGCAGAGACACTGGCCAAGACTGTAGCTGCACCGCTTGAAGAAGCGATCAACGGTGCCAAAAACATGATCTACATGACATCAACGGCATCGCCGAGCGGTATCCTCAGAATGAGCGTTACTTTCGAGACAGGGACCAATCCTGCGGATGCCAATGTGGATGTCAGTAACCGTGTCCAGGTCGCTTTGAACAAACTGCCAGAAGCCGTGCGTCGGCAGGGAGTGAGTATCCGCGAACGCTCTCCTGACATGCTGCGTGTGATCGCTTTTACCTCTGAGGGACGGAAGCATGATTCGCTATGGCTCAACAACTACACATTGATCAACGTACTTGATGATATCAAGCGTATCAGCGGGGTGGGTGACGCTTTTCTTTTCGGAAGCAAAGAGTATGCCATCCGTGTCTGGATAAAACCTGATGCGCTCGCTGCCTATGATCTGACCGTCAATGACATTATCAGTGCGATATCTTCGCAAAACGTGCAGATCGGGGCAGGGCAGATCGGTGATAAACCTTCAGCAGACAAACAGGTCTTCACCTATACGGTGACAACAGAGGGACGTCTCCAAACCACAGAGGAGTTCGGCAATATCATCATCCGCTCCAATCCGGACGGGTCTGCACTGCACCTGAAGGATGTTGCAGGGGTGGAACTGGGAGCAGAACGGTATATGCTCAACGCGATCTATAACAAGGAACCTATGGCAGTAGCCGGGATCTTTTTGGCCCCTGGCGCCAATGCGCTGGAGGTCTCTGAAGCCCTGGACAAGGTACTTGAAAAAGCCGCTGAGAAATATCCTGAAGATATGCGCCAACACACCTTATATGATACGACGAAGTTCGTCAAGGCTTCTATCGAAGAAGTACTAAAAACCTTGGCCGAAGCGATCTTTCTGGTCATCGTGATCATCTACTTTTTTCTGGGGAACTTCCGGGCGACGATCATCCCGGTACTGGCGATACCTGTTTCCATCGTCGGTGCTTTTGCAGGACTCTATATCGCAGGCTACTCCATTAATCTTCTGACGCTTTTTGCGTTGATCCTGGCCATCGGACTGGTAGTGGATGATGCCATCGTCGTGATCGAAAACGTCGAGCGTATCCTCCGTGAACGTGAAGGCATCACGGTCAAAGAAGCGACCATCGAAGCGATGCGTGAAATCACCGGTCCGGTCATTGCCATCGTTCTGGTACTCTCGGCCGTATTTATCCCGACTGCATTAGTGGGAGGCTTTAGCGGACTGATGTACCAGCAGTTTGCGATGACGATCGTGATCTCCGTTGTGATCTCCGGTATCGTTGCATTGACACTCACTCCGGCATTGTGTGCAGTCTTCTTGCGTGAAGATGAAAGCGAACCCTTCTGGTTGGTGCGCAAGTTCAACGCCTTTTTCGAACGGATCACCCGTGGGTTTACCGCTGGAGTACGTAAGGTATTGCGTTATGCCATGTTGAATGTTCTGATCTTCGGTGTCATGATCGGTGCGGCGGTCTGGACCTTGCAGAAGCTTCCCACCAGCCTTGTTCCAGGAGAGGACAAAGGGGTGATCATGGTGCTTTCTTACCTGATGCCGGGCGCTTCACTTGAACGCACGACCGAAGTGATGCATGAGGTGACCGATACGATCGCCAAACACCCTGATACAGCCGACTTTGGAGGTATGGCCGGGATCGATCTGGTGACCTTTGCCTTCAAATCCGATGCGGGTATCGGATTTACGCACCTCAAGGACTGGTCAGAGCGTCCGGGTGCACAGCAAAGTGCTGATGCGATCTCGGGCGCTTTGATGGGACAGCTCTCTCAGAACAAAGAAGCGTTTGTACTTGCGGTAAATCCCCCTCCGATCCGTGGTATGAGTACAACGGGCGGCTTTGAGATGTATGTACAGGACAGAACCGGAGGAGATATAGCGAAGCTCGACGGTTATATTAAAGAGATCGTTCAAAAAGCCAACGCACGGCCTGAGCTTAGTATGGTGCGGTCAACCCTTCAAACGGGAGTACCGCAGTACCGTCTGACGATCGACCGTGACAAGGCAAAGGCATACGGTGTGGAGATCGACGATATTTATACGACTTTGGGAACGACGTTCGGTACCGGTTATGTCAATGATTTCAACCTCTACGGTCGGGTCTACCATGTCAATGTCCAGGTCGACTCGAAGTTTCGTGACAATGTCGAGGATTACCGTTATATCTTCGTACGGTCCGACACAGGAGATATGATACCCGTCAGTTCTCTGATCAAAGCTGAACGTATTGTCGGTCCAAGCGTGATCCAACGGTTCAATATGTTCACGGCCGGCCAAATTTCCGGGCAGCCTTCACCGGGCTACAGTTCCGGGGACGCCATGCGTGTCATCCAGGAGGTGTCGGAAGAGGTGCTTCCCGAGGGATATACGACAGCGTGGGCCGGTACAGCCTATCAGGAACAGAAAGTCGCCGAAAAAGGCAATAATACCTTTGTCTTTGCGATCCTCTTCACTTTCCTGGTCCTTGCGGCCCTGTATGAGAGCTGGACGATACCGTTTTCAGTCCTGATGACCGTACCTTTTGCTCTTTTGGGAGCAGCACTGGGTGTGATGATGCGGGGACTTGAGAATGATATCTATTTCCAGGTCGGGCTTATTACACTGGTCGGGCTTGCGGCGAAAAACGCCATTCTTATCGTCGAGTTTGCCCAGCAGAAATTGCGTGAAGGGATGTCGCTTTATGATGCGACCGTTGCAGGAGCACGGATCCGTTTCAGACCGATCGTGATGACCTCTTTGGCATTTATCGGTGGTACTTTACCTTTGGCACTGAGTAGCGGAGCCGGAGCCAACAGCCGACATATCATCGGTACGACTGTGGTCAGCGGTATGGTTGTTCTGACCATTGTTGCGGTGTTCTTTATACCGCTCTTCTACTATTTGATCATGCGAGGGAAAGAGAGATTTTCCAAGAAAGGAGTGGCAGATGAAAACTAA